The genomic stretch CGATTTTGAGTATAAGCAAAGTCGTTGGTCAAATTTTAATTCCCTTCAGTGCTGTTTGGCACCCAAACTGAACCAATCTTCTTCCCAAGTCCAATAACATCCGTTGCGTGGTTAGCGTACCATGCGATTAGCCTTTCATGCTCATCCTGGGCAACTCTTTGTTCGTTTGCACTGTCTTTACTCTCTCGCATATATATTAAATCATAAAGGATTTTCCTGTATGATTGTTCGGTTAATGCATACACTCCGGGAGCAGGCAAGTAGTATACCTGAGTATCACCATCACAAAGGAATGCTGGTAAGGCTCCTAATCCTGCTAGCTTGCTGCTTATTATAAAAAAATCGGCTGGCGGGATGAGCTGTCCGTAAAGAATCTCGATAAGTTCGTTTAAAGAAGGCTCTCGTTGGTGTTGTTTGTAGAAATTTATAGTCCCTTGGGCCGCATCATACCCAGTCAGTGATTCTCCTCCAACTCCCAAAAAAAGCATATGAGTGGATTTTTTTTTAGTGGTTTTCTCAATATTTTTGATCCAATGAAGCGCTCGTTCACATCCTACTTGCTGCAAAACAGATAAATTGCCATATATTTTAACGCGTATATCAAAAATGTTATAAAAATTAATCCATTCTTCGTTTGCTAGCAGGATCTCCAGGGTCTTCAATACAGTTATATTGCGATATTGCGCACCACGCATCAAAACCGAATGACTAAAGAGAGGGACAAATAGAGTAGTCAGGCCGTGACTGAAAAACACTTTTAAAGTATTTAGGAAAAGGCTTGCTTGGGTGATCGCGAGTTGAGTAAAAAAGTCGTCTGACATTTCATCCAACCCCGTCATAGCAGATACCAAACGTCGGTTACCATCAGGTAAAAAAATGCCCACCTGTGGATAGTTATTATTTTGTACTAACTTGGCAATATTTTTTACAGGCAGTGCAAAAAAAATCTTTTCATCTACAAACGTTACGTTCTCAATCATGATATTTATGATGCAGTTTCCAACATAGACACTGGGCTCGCACGGTTCCAATATACATCATACTGACGAATATTAATTTGAAACACCACAACATACTGTGCTATTGAGTGGCTTTGAATGGTAGGAGCCCAGTGCCAACTACACATACAAAAAAATCCCATGCAATCAAGAGACTCTGCTCAAAAAACAGGAAACCGCCGAGTATACATCATCGCCCTGCTCCTCATTCCCCTTACGTCTCCTCCTCCGACTACCCCCCTTCCTCACAGGATGCCTCCGTCCGCTTGTTCGCGTGGCACCGATCATATCGCATTCCGAGCTTAGTATTTATACAGAACATGGCCTTGCAAAGGAGTCAAACAAAATAAGTATCATACCAATGTATTAAGAATGGTTCATATTCCAAAAACATCTAAATTCCCTTGCAGCACAAGAGAAAAACTCGTTCTTTGCTCAAAAAAATAACTTTTGGTGAAAACTTGAGAAGGGACGCTGTCATGGGGGAGAACGGAGGAGCGTGTATTCCGTATAATTTTCAGGTTAACCAGAAAATTAATCGAGATATAATTCGATTAACCCGAAAATTCTTCGTGCCAAAGATCAAGCCACTGAAAAAATACAAAAAACTGCACCGCTGGGACTGGTCTCTTTGTCCTGATCCCGGAGCACGGTTTGAGAACTTGGTTGCCTCCAATCTGCTGAAGTATTGCCATCTTCAGGAGGACACCCTTGGCGACAGCATGGAGTTATGCTTCCTGCGAGATAATCTGAAGCGAGAGGTCGATTTTGTGGTTTTACGGGACAATGTCCCGGTTTTTGCCGTTGAATGCAAGACCGGGACGAAATCCTTGAGTAAGCATCTTGCCTATTTTGCTGAACGGACAGATATCCCCTGCTTTTATCAGGTGCATACCGGGCAGGATGACTATGAAGTCGCAGATCTGCGTGTACGGGTGCTCCCGTTTACCCGATTTGTTGAAGAGGTGTTGCAGGTGTAATCGAGAGGCGGACGTAATTCGGGGACGAACTACAATAAATCTACATTGAATAATACCTGTGTGCCCCCTGGTTACGGAGACACCTTGACGATGTGCATAAAATTGAATACCTTTATCTCTACAGCTTTTCGTCAAAAAAGGAAAAAATAATGGCAACCAAAGAACGCTACATCAATCTGTTCACCGATTACGGGTTTAAAAAAATCTTCGGCGAAGAACCCAATAAGAACCTGCTGCTTGATTTTCTCAACGAGCTGCTCAAAGAGGAGCAAGGCAAGATCCGGGATCTGACCTATTTGAAGACAGAACAGCTCGGCGATACTGATATTGACCGAAAAGCCATTTTTGACCTCTACTGCGAAAACGAACGCGGCGAAAAATTCATTGTTGAGCTCCAGAAAAGTAAACAGAATTTTTTTAAAGATCGCGCCCTCTACTACTCCACCTTTCCCATCCGCGAGCAGGCAGAACGAGGTGACTGGAATTTCAAACTCAAGGCCGTCTATACTGTGGCTATTCTAGATTTTGTCTTTGATGAGGATAAGGATCAGCCGAAAAAATACCGCTATGATGTCAAACTCTCAGACGTTGAAACCAACAGGGTATTTTATGATAAGCTGACCTTCATCTACCTAGAAATGCCCAAGTTCACCAAAAAATTAGAAGAACTGACCACCCGTTTTGACAAGTGGCTCTACGTCATCAGAAACCTGAACCGGCTGGAACGAATACCGGACACGCTAAGGGAACAGGTGTTTGATCAGCTCTTTGATAGTGCGGAGATTGCACGCTTTACCCCGGATCAGGTTCGCTCCTACGAGAAAAGCCTGAAATATTATCGCGATATGAAAAACTCCCTTGATACCGCCTTTGACGAGGGTAAAGAAGAAGGTATGAAGGAAAGAGATAGAGAGATCGTTATCCATGCCTTTCAGCAAGGATTTGACATAAAAATGATAGCTGACCTGACGGGATTATCGGTTGAAGAGGTTGAAGCCTGGAATCCCAATATCAAGAAGTAGCGACAACAAGACTGATAAAAAACAGTCAACACGGAGCAGATTTTTGCTTTATTGTAATGATACAAAACAGATAAGGACATTATGAAAACAAGACAATACGTATCCTTTGATTGGGCAATCAAACGACTCTTGCGATCAAAAGCCAATTTTGGCGTGCTGGCAGGTTTCTTATCTGAACTCCTCAAGGAAAACATCACGATCCTTGAAGTTCTGGAGTCCGAATCCAATAAAGACTTCAAAAAACATAAACAAAATGTGCTCGACCTGAAGGTGAAAAACTCCAGGGATGAAATTATCATCGTTGA from Candidatus Electrothrix communis encodes the following:
- a CDS encoding DUF4143 domain-containing protein, which gives rise to MGENGGACIPYNFQVNQKINRDIIRLTRKFFVPKIKPLKKYKKLHRWDWSLCPDPGARFENLVASNLLKYCHLQEDTLGDSMELCFLRDNLKREVDFVVLRDNVPVFAVECKTGTKSLSKHLAYFAERTDIPCFYQVHTGQDDYEVADLRVRVLPFTRFVEEVLQV
- a CDS encoding Rpn family recombination-promoting nuclease/putative transposase translates to MATKERYINLFTDYGFKKIFGEEPNKNLLLDFLNELLKEEQGKIRDLTYLKTEQLGDTDIDRKAIFDLYCENERGEKFIVELQKSKQNFFKDRALYYSTFPIREQAERGDWNFKLKAVYTVAILDFVFDEDKDQPKKYRYDVKLSDVETNRVFYDKLTFIYLEMPKFTKKLEELTTRFDKWLYVIRNLNRLERIPDTLREQVFDQLFDSAEIARFTPDQVRSYEKSLKYYRDMKNSLDTAFDEGKEEGMKERDREIVIHAFQQGFDIKMIADLTGLSVEEVEAWNPNIKK